One genomic window of Marinobacter adhaerens HP15 includes the following:
- the flhF gene encoding flagellar biosynthesis protein FlhF, with amino-acid sequence MKVKRFFAQTMAEALKQVSEQMGPDAVILSNRRVDGGVEIVTALDYDENMARQRLGNQAEEATNGSRLAEMQADQHRRLEDELSRSRDRIREVREKRASQGASYAGSFAAIQEEVSGGFGDIEPLPQAPREAYSDELAQMRAEISSLKDMMQGRRPQPEPEVSATTAVQQRLAERLQEFGLGSDLAGSISRRHKAGRLEDGWKQSLKMLCTGVRTSRMEWLDEGGAYALVGPTGSGKTTTIGKLAARYVLKHGSDSVALVTTDRYRVAAHEQLFVFGRILNVPVRVVDESHSLDDILDELSDRHLVLIDTAGLTSADKGYQEQLAELARSHHNIKTHLVVSATSQPRIMKSVWHCYKMANLAGCLMTKIDEALTLGESLGFVMETGLPVAYYTDGQKIPEDLHHAEAVPLVRLAVDRLKTLQQQQAVAEGLKEHA; translated from the coding sequence ATGAAAGTAAAACGGTTTTTTGCTCAGACCATGGCCGAGGCGCTCAAGCAGGTCAGTGAACAGATGGGGCCGGACGCCGTGATCCTTTCCAATCGTCGGGTCGACGGCGGTGTCGAAATTGTGACGGCGCTGGACTATGACGAGAATATGGCGCGCCAGCGACTGGGCAACCAGGCAGAAGAAGCCACCAACGGGTCCCGCTTGGCCGAGATGCAGGCCGACCAGCACAGGCGTCTTGAGGACGAGCTGAGCCGGTCCCGGGACCGCATCCGTGAAGTACGGGAAAAGCGGGCATCGCAGGGCGCGAGCTACGCCGGTTCGTTCGCTGCCATTCAGGAAGAGGTGAGCGGTGGTTTTGGTGATATTGAACCTCTGCCACAGGCGCCGAGGGAAGCCTATTCCGATGAGCTGGCGCAGATGCGGGCCGAGATCAGCTCGCTCAAAGACATGATGCAGGGCCGTCGGCCGCAACCGGAGCCGGAGGTTTCTGCGACCACCGCCGTGCAGCAGAGGCTTGCCGAGCGCTTGCAGGAGTTCGGCCTCGGCAGTGATCTGGCGGGGTCAATTTCCCGTCGTCACAAGGCGGGGCGTCTGGAAGACGGTTGGAAGCAGTCCCTGAAAATGCTGTGTACCGGGGTCCGGACCTCCCGCATGGAGTGGCTGGATGAGGGCGGCGCCTACGCGTTGGTGGGGCCGACAGGGTCCGGGAAAACCACCACCATCGGAAAACTCGCCGCTCGCTACGTGCTCAAGCATGGTTCCGATTCCGTGGCCCTGGTTACCACGGATCGCTATCGGGTGGCGGCGCACGAGCAGTTATTCGTGTTCGGTCGGATCCTGAATGTGCCGGTTCGGGTCGTGGATGAGAGCCACAGTCTGGACGATATTCTGGACGAGCTTTCAGACCGTCATCTGGTGCTGATTGATACCGCCGGACTGACCAGTGCGGACAAAGGCTATCAGGAACAGCTGGCCGAACTGGCTCGCAGCCATCACAATATCAAAACCCATCTGGTGGTCTCGGCAACCAGTCAGCCTCGCATCATGAAATCCGTGTGGCATTGCTATAAGATGGCAAATCTTGCGGGCTGTTTGATGACCAAAATCGACGAGGCCCTGACGCTGGGCGAGTCTCTCGGGTTTGTGATGGAAACCGGTCTGCCGGTAGCCTATTACACAGACGGCCAGAAGATTCCTGAAGACCTGCACCACGCAGAAGCCGTTCCGCTGGTGCGGTTGGCCGTGGATCGGCTGAAAACACTCCAGCAACAGCAAGCGGTCGCAGAGGGCCTGAAAGAGCACGCCTGA
- the flhA gene encoding flagellar biosynthesis protein FlhA: protein MDRALVLNNVKTLTRGNLGIPIMLMGLLGMMILPMPAFLLDVFFTFNITLSIVILLVCVYALRPMEFASFPTVLLVATLLRLALNVASTRIVLLNGHEGGDAAGKVIESFGAVLIGGNYAVGLVVFAILMIINFLVVTKGAGRVSEVSARFTLDAMPGKQMAIDADLNAGLINQDEAKHRRAEIAQEADFYGSMDGASKFVKGDAIAGLLILAINIIGGIAIGMLQHGLDFGLAMERYALLTIGDGLVAQIPSLLLSTSAAIMVTRVTSSQDMGGQILQQMFSAPKALSIAAAILIILGLIPGMPHVAFLGLGALAAGAAWYIWKHQRQTVEEDGAFPVRGAGGAAPRPAGRDLPPGGDAGGDQGRQLPAPGETKELGWDDVSTVDIVGLEVGYRLIPLVDKSQGGQLLSRIKGVRKKLSQDLGFLMPSVHIRDNLDLMPNVYRITLMGVTIAEAEIHPDRELAIDPGQVFGKIEGIEGKDPAFGLDASWIEPDKKDQAQTLGYTVVDASTVVATHLNQVLQKHAHELLGHEEVQKWLDQLEKISPKLAEELVPTTVSISLLLKVLQNLLKEEVPIRDMRSIAEAIVNVHPKSQDPKLLTTVARQSLRRMIVQSICGNESEIPVITLDPDLEQLLLKSVQQSQQSGGQEDIGLVLEPNMVEKLQRSLQESVQRQEMLGKPAILLVSGPLRPVLAKFASYGVERLHVLSYQEIPDNKQITIVASVGQ, encoded by the coding sequence ATGGACAGAGCTTTAGTCCTCAATAACGTCAAAACCCTGACGCGGGGCAACCTGGGCATACCCATCATGCTGATGGGCTTGCTGGGCATGATGATTCTGCCCATGCCGGCGTTCCTCCTGGACGTGTTCTTTACTTTCAACATCACCCTGTCCATTGTCATTCTGCTGGTGTGTGTCTACGCCCTGCGGCCGATGGAGTTTGCGTCCTTCCCGACAGTCCTGCTGGTAGCCACACTTCTGCGTCTCGCCCTGAATGTGGCGTCTACCCGGATTGTTCTGCTGAACGGCCACGAAGGCGGCGATGCCGCCGGTAAAGTGATCGAATCCTTCGGCGCCGTTCTGATCGGCGGCAATTACGCCGTGGGTCTGGTGGTGTTTGCGATCCTGATGATCATCAACTTCCTGGTCGTGACCAAGGGTGCCGGCCGGGTCTCCGAGGTGAGCGCCCGTTTCACGCTGGATGCTATGCCCGGCAAGCAGATGGCGATTGATGCGGACCTGAACGCCGGCCTGATCAATCAGGATGAGGCCAAGCATCGTCGTGCCGAAATCGCCCAGGAAGCGGATTTCTACGGCTCCATGGACGGTGCGTCCAAGTTTGTGAAGGGCGACGCCATTGCCGGCCTGCTGATTCTTGCGATCAACATCATTGGCGGTATTGCCATTGGTATGCTGCAGCACGGTCTGGATTTCGGGCTGGCCATGGAGCGATATGCGCTGCTGACCATTGGTGACGGCCTGGTGGCACAGATTCCCTCACTGCTGCTGTCCACGTCTGCTGCAATCATGGTAACGCGGGTTACCTCCAGCCAGGACATGGGCGGCCAGATCCTCCAGCAAATGTTCAGTGCGCCCAAGGCGCTGTCCATTGCCGCCGCTATCCTGATCATTCTCGGTCTGATTCCCGGAATGCCCCACGTGGCCTTCCTGGGTCTGGGTGCACTGGCCGCCGGCGCTGCCTGGTATATCTGGAAGCACCAGAGACAGACCGTCGAAGAAGATGGCGCATTCCCGGTTAGGGGCGCGGGCGGGGCGGCTCCACGGCCGGCGGGTCGTGATCTGCCCCCAGGCGGTGATGCTGGCGGCGATCAGGGGCGTCAGCTACCGGCCCCCGGAGAGACCAAGGAGCTGGGTTGGGACGATGTGTCCACTGTCGATATTGTCGGTCTGGAAGTGGGTTACCGGTTGATCCCGCTGGTGGACAAGTCACAGGGTGGCCAGTTGCTCAGTCGTATCAAGGGCGTTCGTAAAAAGCTGTCCCAGGATCTGGGCTTCCTGATGCCCTCGGTCCACATCCGAGACAACCTGGATCTGATGCCCAACGTCTACCGCATCACGCTGATGGGCGTGACCATTGCCGAGGCGGAAATCCATCCGGACCGCGAACTGGCCATCGACCCCGGTCAGGTATTCGGAAAAATAGAGGGCATTGAAGGCAAGGATCCGGCGTTCGGTCTGGATGCCAGCTGGATTGAGCCAGACAAGAAAGACCAGGCCCAGACCCTCGGCTATACCGTGGTCGATGCCAGTACGGTGGTCGCGACCCACCTTAACCAGGTACTGCAGAAACACGCCCACGAGCTGCTGGGCCACGAGGAAGTCCAGAAATGGCTGGATCAGCTTGAAAAGATTTCTCCGAAGCTGGCCGAGGAACTGGTACCCACCACCGTATCCATCAGCCTGCTGCTGAAAGTGCTGCAGAATCTCCTGAAGGAAGAAGTGCCGATCCGGGACATGCGGTCCATTGCCGAGGCTATCGTGAACGTGCATCCGAAGAGTCAGGATCCGAAGCTGTTGACCACCGTTGCGCGGCAGTCCCTGCGCCGGATGATTGTCCAGAGTATCTGCGGCAACGAATCGGAGATACCGGTGATCACCTTGGATCCGGATCTGGAACAGTTATTGCTAAAGTCTGTTCAACAGAGTCAACAATCCGGCGGACAGGAAGATATTGGCCTGGTCCTGGAGCCGAATATGGTTGAAAAACTCCAGCGCTCGCTTCAGGAGAGCGTCCAGCGTCAGGAGATGCTCGGCAAGCCAGCCATTCTGCTGGTGTCCGGGCCCCTGAGGCCGGTGCTGGCGAAGTTCGCCAGCTACGGGGTAGAGCGGCTCCATGTGCTCTCGTACCAGGAAATTCCGGATAACAAACAGATTACGATCGTGGCGTCCGTTGGCCAGTAG
- the upp gene encoding uracil phosphoribosyltransferase gives MPIHEVKHPLIRHKLGIMRRADISTKNFRELAQEVGALLTYEATKDFNLQEKTIEGWAGPVNVEQIHGKKVTIVPILRAGLGMLDGVLSLIPVARVSVVGQIRNEETLEASTYLEKLVGELDQRMAMIVDPMLATGGSMISTIDLLKKAGSTEIRALVLVAAPEGVEKVLEKHPDVSIYTASVDERLNDKGYILPGLGDAGDKIFGTKQKDV, from the coding sequence ATGCCAATCCACGAGGTAAAACACCCTCTGATCCGCCACAAGCTCGGCATCATGCGCCGTGCGGATATCAGCACCAAGAATTTCCGGGAGCTGGCACAGGAAGTCGGTGCACTCCTGACCTACGAGGCCACCAAAGACTTCAATCTGCAGGAAAAGACCATCGAAGGCTGGGCAGGGCCGGTTAACGTGGAACAGATTCACGGCAAGAAAGTCACCATCGTGCCGATCCTGCGGGCCGGCCTTGGCATGCTTGACGGTGTCCTCAGCCTGATTCCGGTGGCCCGGGTCAGTGTTGTCGGCCAGATCCGCAATGAGGAAACCCTCGAGGCCAGCACCTACCTTGAAAAGCTGGTGGGCGAACTGGACCAGCGCATGGCCATGATTGTCGATCCAATGCTCGCCACCGGCGGCTCAATGATCTCCACCATTGACCTGCTCAAGAAGGCTGGCAGCACCGAGATCCGGGCCCTGGTTCTGGTCGCCGCGCCCGAAGGCGTTGAAAAGGTTCTGGAAAAACATCCGGACGTATCTATCTACACCGCCTCCGTTGATGAGCGCCTCAACGACAAAGGCTACATCCTTCCGGGTCTCGGCGATGCCGGCGACAAAATCTTCGGCACCAAGCAAAAGGACGTTTAA
- a CDS encoding uracil-xanthine permease family protein — protein MQDHNNDPVWKQAIAGSQMLLVAFGALVLMPLITGLDPNVALFTAGLGTLIFHVVTGGQIPIFLASSFAFIAPVIASKGKFGMEETLGGLMAAGILYIFLSGLVRLRGTGFVRRLLPPVVIGPVIMTIGLGLAPVAVHMASGRTGDGANQLIPYDTAIWIAMISLAVTIIMSVWSKGIFRLIPIMFGVITGYILSAFAGIVDTTPIRDAAWFAVPNFVAPEFSWGAVLFMIPVAIAPAIEHIGDVLAIGNVTRKNYLEKPGLHRTLLGDGLATSAASMLGGPPNTTYSEVTGAVMLTKNFNPKVMWWAACIAIVLAFVGKFGAALQTIPVPVMGGILCLLFGSIAVVGLNTLIRHQVDLSQSRNLVIVGVTLVFGIGGMVLGHLEGIALCAVAAIILNLILPGSREAWGKAVYEQKAD, from the coding sequence ATGCAGGACCATAACAACGACCCGGTCTGGAAACAGGCCATTGCTGGCTCCCAGATGCTGCTGGTGGCGTTCGGCGCGCTGGTTCTGATGCCACTGATTACCGGGCTGGATCCCAACGTGGCCCTGTTCACCGCCGGCCTGGGCACCCTGATCTTTCACGTGGTGACCGGCGGTCAGATCCCGATTTTCCTCGCGTCGTCCTTCGCCTTTATTGCCCCCGTGATTGCCTCCAAAGGCAAGTTCGGCATGGAAGAGACACTCGGCGGCCTGATGGCAGCGGGTATTCTCTATATTTTCCTCAGTGGACTGGTGCGGCTGCGGGGCACCGGCTTTGTCCGCCGCCTGCTGCCGCCAGTGGTTATCGGTCCGGTGATCATGACTATCGGTCTCGGCCTGGCGCCGGTTGCCGTTCACATGGCCTCCGGCCGCACCGGTGATGGCGCCAACCAGCTGATTCCCTACGACACGGCGATCTGGATCGCCATGATCTCGCTGGCCGTAACCATCATCATGTCGGTCTGGTCGAAAGGCATTTTCCGGCTGATTCCGATCATGTTCGGCGTTATCACCGGCTACATCCTCTCCGCGTTTGCCGGTATCGTGGATACCACGCCAATCCGGGACGCCGCCTGGTTCGCCGTTCCCAACTTTGTTGCGCCGGAATTCAGCTGGGGCGCCGTGCTGTTCATGATCCCCGTCGCCATTGCCCCGGCCATTGAACACATCGGTGACGTGCTGGCCATCGGCAACGTGACCCGAAAGAACTACCTGGAAAAGCCGGGCCTGCACCGCACCCTGCTGGGTGACGGCCTGGCCACCAGCGCCGCCTCCATGCTTGGAGGACCGCCCAACACCACCTACTCGGAAGTCACCGGCGCCGTTATGCTCACCAAGAACTTCAACCCCAAGGTCATGTGGTGGGCTGCCTGCATCGCCATTGTTCTGGCTTTCGTTGGCAAGTTCGGCGCAGCACTGCAAACCATCCCGGTGCCCGTCATGGGCGGCATCCTCTGCCTGCTGTTCGGTTCCATTGCCGTCGTTGGCCTGAACACACTGATCCGCCACCAGGTAGATCTGTCGCAGTCTCGCAACCTGGTTATCGTAGGCGTTACCCTGGTGTTCGGTATTGGCGGCATGGTGCTCGGGCATCTCGAAGGCATCGCGCTCTGTGCGGTGGCTGCCATCATCCTGAACCTGATACTGCCCGGCAGCCGCGAGGCATGGGGTAAAGCCGTCTATGAGCAGAAAGCCGACTAA
- a CDS encoding class I SAM-dependent methyltransferase yields MSRKPTNSSGISFTALYTGAVWHRYGLSDDTLVTEKGRWLYRLMTPFEAASQAAIGGNIRTFLLQRHLIIDHLIDQAIRNKGITQVLEIACGMSPRGIRLREKHPLLHMVEADLPDMAARKALRLMATGRLGDHHQVTPIDILADYGEYQLEKVIDRVFENDQPVIIVTEGLTSYFSLETISEFWRRLAAAMAKRPGSVYLSESYYQPRQPVLNTTLKVLGGVLGAVTLSEVSFHFQTDEEAREHFLSCGFASATVHDPRSWYGILPIPESRGEPMVRVIEAGC; encoded by the coding sequence ATGAGCAGAAAGCCGACTAACAGCTCCGGCATCAGCTTCACTGCCCTGTATACCGGTGCCGTCTGGCACCGGTACGGGCTTTCTGACGACACCCTCGTTACAGAAAAGGGCCGCTGGCTCTATCGCCTGATGACCCCCTTCGAAGCCGCCAGTCAGGCGGCCATCGGCGGAAACATCCGCACCTTCCTGCTGCAACGACATCTGATTATCGACCACCTAATTGACCAGGCCATCCGCAACAAGGGCATCACCCAGGTTCTCGAGATCGCCTGCGGCATGTCGCCTCGGGGGATTCGGTTACGCGAGAAACATCCCCTGCTCCATATGGTCGAAGCCGACCTGCCCGACATGGCCGCCCGCAAGGCCCTCCGCCTGATGGCCACGGGCCGCCTCGGCGACCACCACCAGGTCACGCCCATCGATATCCTCGCGGACTACGGTGAGTATCAGCTGGAAAAAGTGATCGACCGCGTATTCGAGAACGACCAGCCAGTGATCATCGTTACGGAAGGCCTGACCAGCTACTTCTCTCTGGAAACCATTTCCGAGTTCTGGCGCCGACTCGCCGCCGCCATGGCCAAACGCCCGGGCTCGGTTTACCTCTCCGAAAGCTACTACCAACCCCGCCAGCCGGTTCTGAACACCACCCTCAAGGTGCTCGGTGGCGTCCTCGGCGCCGTCACCCTCAGCGAGGTATCTTTCCACTTCCAGACCGACGAAGAGGCACGGGAGCATTTCCTGTCCTGTGGGTTTGCCTCCGCCACAGTGCACGATCCGCGATCCTGGTATGGGATTCTGCCAATCCCCGAAAGCCGCGGGGAACCGATGGTTCGGGTTATCGAGGCTGGTTGCTGA
- the fliR gene encoding flagellar biosynthetic protein FliR, giving the protein MIPAEISADVIGQWVGQHLWPLFRLASFLMVIPIFGTQLVPARIRLGLALLMTILIAPMIPPVPQVEALSADAVVITLQQILIGVGMGFALTALWQLFVIAGQMIAMQMGLGFASMVDPANGVNVPVLSQIYTITITLLFLAMNGHLVAFEVFIESFRTLPIGMEGLGQTGIWELAHRISWMFASAMLLALPAVTAVLIVNISFGVMTRAAPQMNIFALGFPIGLIFGLFAIWVLHANFLPHFDQYARETFDFMRGLQGQP; this is encoded by the coding sequence ATGATACCGGCGGAGATCAGCGCGGATGTGATCGGCCAATGGGTCGGCCAGCACCTCTGGCCGCTGTTCCGCCTGGCCAGCTTCCTGATGGTGATCCCCATTTTCGGTACCCAGCTGGTGCCGGCCCGGATCCGTCTCGGGCTGGCCTTGCTGATGACCATACTCATCGCGCCCATGATACCGCCCGTTCCTCAGGTGGAAGCCCTGAGCGCCGATGCCGTGGTCATTACCCTGCAGCAGATACTCATCGGCGTCGGCATGGGCTTTGCGCTGACCGCACTCTGGCAGTTGTTCGTGATTGCCGGCCAGATGATCGCCATGCAGATGGGGCTGGGCTTTGCCTCGATGGTCGATCCGGCCAACGGTGTGAACGTGCCCGTACTTTCCCAGATTTATACCATCACCATTACCCTGTTGTTCCTGGCCATGAACGGCCACCTGGTTGCCTTTGAAGTCTTTATCGAGAGCTTCCGGACCCTGCCCATCGGGATGGAAGGCCTCGGCCAGACCGGAATCTGGGAATTGGCCCACCGGATCAGCTGGATGTTCGCCTCCGCCATGCTCCTGGCGTTGCCGGCGGTTACTGCCGTGCTGATCGTCAACATCTCCTTTGGTGTCATGACGCGCGCCGCTCCCCAGATGAACATCTTCGCGTTGGGTTTCCCGATTGGCCTGATTTTTGGATTGTTTGCGATATGGGTGCTGCACGCCAATTTTCTGCCGCACTTCGATCAGTACGCCCGGGAAACGTTTGATTTCATGCGGGGATTGCAGGGGCAGCCGTAG
- the fliQ gene encoding flagellar biosynthesis protein FliQ: MTPETVIDILREALWMIVLLASIIIGPGLVIGLVVSTFQAATQINEQTLSFLPRLLVTLIVIIVWGPWMLTQLLDHANRLFGNIPYLIG; encoded by the coding sequence ATGACTCCGGAAACCGTTATCGACATCCTGCGCGAAGCCCTGTGGATGATCGTGCTTCTTGCCTCGATCATCATCGGCCCGGGGCTGGTGATTGGTCTTGTGGTCAGTACCTTCCAGGCTGCCACCCAAATTAACGAACAGACCCTGAGCTTCCTGCCGCGCCTGCTGGTTACGTTGATCGTCATCATCGTCTGGGGCCCCTGGATGCTCACGCAGCTGCTGGATCATGCCAACCGGTTGTTCGGCAACATACCCTACCTGATCGGCTGA
- the fliP gene encoding flagellar type III secretion system pore protein FliP (The bacterial flagellar biogenesis protein FliP forms a type III secretion system (T3SS)-type pore required for flagellar assembly.) translates to MLAATIKRLLPSLIVLAGFVWAPLALAQEPSGIPGIPAFTVTPGEGEGAQEYSVTLQILALMTALTFLPAMLMMMTSFTRIIVVFAILRQAIGLQSTPSNQILLGLALFLSIFIMKPVLEEANRVALQPYMQEEVTSLEAVELASQPFRKFMLEQTRESDLALFMRISDTQYETPQDVSFWILMPAFVTSELKTAFQIGFILFIPFLIIDMVVASVLMAMGMMMLSPIIISLPFKIMLFVLVDGWALIMGTLAASYGI, encoded by the coding sequence ATGCTTGCGGCAACCATCAAGCGACTGCTTCCATCCCTGATTGTCTTGGCGGGCTTTGTCTGGGCGCCACTGGCGCTGGCTCAGGAGCCTTCCGGCATCCCCGGTATACCGGCTTTCACAGTGACGCCCGGAGAAGGCGAGGGCGCCCAGGAATACTCGGTAACCCTGCAGATACTGGCGCTGATGACAGCGCTGACGTTCCTGCCGGCCATGCTTATGATGATGACGTCTTTTACCCGCATCATCGTTGTGTTTGCGATCCTGCGCCAGGCAATTGGCCTGCAATCCACACCGTCGAACCAGATTCTTCTCGGCCTGGCCCTGTTTCTCAGCATCTTCATCATGAAACCGGTGCTTGAGGAGGCCAACCGGGTGGCGCTGCAACCCTACATGCAGGAGGAAGTAACCTCCCTGGAGGCGGTCGAGCTGGCAAGCCAACCGTTCCGGAAATTCATGCTGGAACAGACCCGTGAGAGCGATCTGGCCCTGTTCATGAGGATCTCTGACACGCAGTACGAGACGCCGCAGGACGTGTCTTTCTGGATCCTGATGCCGGCATTCGTGACCAGTGAACTCAAGACCGCATTCCAGATCGGGTTTATCCTGTTTATACCGTTTCTGATTATCGACATGGTGGTGGCCAGTGTTCTCATGGCCATGGGTATGATGATGCTGTCGCCGATCATCATCTCCCTGCCGTTCAAGATCATGCTCTTTGTTCTGGTGGATGGCTGGGCCCTGATCATGGGCACACTCGCCGCCAGTTACGGAATATAG
- the fliO gene encoding flagellar biosynthetic protein FliO: protein MWSKSIAVLALLLINPAFAQETAKTVAPDSPVRAPDTVGTIVSLGLGLVAVIAVIYGCAWIIRRMNGMTGMNNNAIKVVSVMAIGARERIALIEVGGQQILLGITPSAIRTLHVFDEPVVEAGSAGSSDFARRLQGMIGKSWTSPTRND, encoded by the coding sequence ATGTGGTCCAAATCCATTGCGGTACTGGCGCTGCTGCTGATCAACCCGGCCTTTGCCCAGGAAACTGCCAAGACGGTTGCCCCTGATTCACCCGTGCGTGCCCCGGATACCGTTGGCACCATTGTCAGCCTGGGGTTGGGGCTGGTGGCAGTGATTGCCGTGATCTATGGCTGCGCCTGGATTATCCGCCGTATGAATGGCATGACCGGCATGAACAACAACGCCATCAAGGTGGTGTCGGTGATGGCCATTGGTGCTCGCGAGCGTATCGCGCTGATTGAGGTGGGCGGCCAGCAGATCCTGTTGGGTATTACCCCATCGGCGATCCGGACCCTGCATGTGTTTGACGAGCCGGTTGTCGAGGCTGGCAGCGCCGGCTCCAGTGATTTTGCCCGGCGTCTGCAGGGCATGATCGGCAAATCCTGGACTTCCCCGACAAGGAACGACTAG
- the fliN gene encoding flagellar motor switch protein FliN codes for MADDDKKDEQELSEDEKLAAEWEAAMEESGDEGEREDEWAAAMAEAGETGEAEDDVQAAPMEEFETGSEPSMGGGPAPDIDVILDIPVTISMEVGNTQIPIRNLLQLNQGSVIELDRLAGEPLDVLVNGTLIAHGEVVMVNEKFGIRLTDVISPGERIKRLQK; via the coding sequence ATGGCTGACGACGACAAGAAAGACGAGCAGGAGCTCAGCGAAGACGAAAAGCTGGCTGCCGAGTGGGAAGCCGCCATGGAAGAGTCCGGTGATGAGGGCGAACGCGAGGACGAGTGGGCCGCTGCGATGGCAGAGGCCGGCGAGACCGGAGAGGCCGAAGACGATGTTCAGGCTGCGCCCATGGAGGAATTCGAGACCGGAAGCGAACCCTCCATGGGTGGTGGTCCTGCTCCGGATATCGACGTCATTCTCGATATACCGGTCACCATTTCCATGGAAGTGGGCAACACCCAGATCCCGATACGGAACCTGCTGCAACTGAACCAGGGCTCGGTTATCGAACTGGACAGGCTTGCGGGCGAACCGCTGGACGTGCTGGTAAACGGTACCCTGATCGCCCATGGCGAGGTGGTCATGGTGAATGAAAAGTTCGGCATCCGTCTCACCGATGTGATCAGCCCGGGCGAACGTATCAAGCGGTTGCAGAAGTAA
- the fliM gene encoding flagellar motor switch protein FliM, with product MQDLLSQDEIDALLHGVDDGDIDTYEETDDTGIKSYDLASQDRIVRGRMPTLEMINERFARYTRISLFNLMRRNADVSTGGVQIMKFGEYIHTLYVPTSLNLCKVRPLRGTSLFVLDAKLVFKLVDNFFGGEGRHAKIEGREFTPTETRIVQMVLDQVFHDMKEAWHAVLKVDFEYLSSEVNPAMANIVSPSEVVVVSTFHIELDGGGGELHFALPYSMIEPIRDVLDAGVQSDIDDVDERWVNALQEDIKEVSVPINTTVCRRRISLRDIAKMKAGDIIPVEIPEHLTVTANGIPIYKATLGTRDGKLALRIHERASVPKVKKQLKVGRNG from the coding sequence ATGCAGGACTTGTTGTCACAGGACGAAATCGATGCGCTCCTCCACGGGGTGGACGACGGTGACATTGATACCTACGAAGAGACCGATGACACCGGTATAAAGTCCTATGACCTCGCCAGTCAGGACCGTATTGTCCGGGGCCGGATGCCGACCCTGGAGATGATCAACGAGCGCTTTGCCCGTTATACCCGGATCAGCCTGTTCAACCTGATGCGTCGCAACGCCGATGTCTCCACCGGCGGCGTCCAGATCATGAAGTTCGGCGAGTATATTCACACCCTTTACGTGCCCACCAGTCTCAACCTGTGTAAGGTTCGTCCGCTTCGAGGCACCTCCCTGTTCGTGCTGGATGCCAAGCTGGTGTTCAAGCTGGTGGACAATTTCTTTGGCGGTGAGGGCCGTCATGCCAAGATCGAGGGCCGCGAATTTACCCCCACCGAGACCCGCATCGTCCAGATGGTGCTGGATCAGGTGTTCCACGATATGAAGGAAGCCTGGCATGCGGTACTCAAGGTGGATTTCGAGTATCTGAGCTCGGAAGTGAACCCGGCCATGGCCAACATCGTCAGTCCCAGTGAAGTGGTTGTGGTCAGCACCTTCCACATTGAACTCGACGGTGGCGGCGGTGAACTGCACTTTGCCTTGCCGTATTCCATGATCGAACCCATCCGCGATGTGCTCGACGCCGGGGTACAGAGCGACATCGACGATGTCGACGAGCGCTGGGTCAACGCGCTTCAGGAAGACATCAAAGAGGTCAGCGTACCGATCAACACAACGGTCTGTCGCCGTCGGATATCGTTGCGGGACATCGCGAAGATGAAAGCCGGCGACATTATCCCGGTGGAGATTCCCGAACACCTGACAGTTACGGCCAATGGCATCCCGATCTACAAGGCAACGCTGGGGACTCGGGACGGAAAACTGGCACTGAGAATTCATGAACGGGCATCCGTGCCCAAGGTAAAGAAACAATTGAAGGTGGGACGCAATGGCTGA